In Paenibacillus xylanilyticus, the genomic window ATTACACAGGACCTATTCTGAAGCTGGCGATGTTATCTCATGAAGAGATTCTCATCCTGCTGCAGAAGCTGCGTCAGATTCATGCCCTTCATTTTGGTTACCAGGCCAGCTTGACGGATGAAGATCTGGTTGATTTCATGCAAACGGCGGTGAACCGTCTCGGGGCGGACGAGCTGTTAACCACCCGTGAAGTAGTGCGTGATTTTATGGATGTACTGCATACGCTCCACCATAATCCGGAAGTGACCTATGCCCAATTGCTTGGTGAGCGGGCAGACGCGCCACAGGATGGCGGTAAAGGAACGGCAGCATCTTCTGCTCCGGATGAGATGGACGATTTTCTGGCGGAATTTGAATTATGAGCGATAATCCTTTTTACAGACTGGCGCCTTTTGTCCAGGAATTTATTTATAAAAAAAGATGGGATTCGCTCCGCCCTGCACAGATTGAGGCTTGTCATATCTGCTTCGATACCCCGCATCATATGCTGATTGCGGCAGGAACAGCTTCAGGCAAGACGGAAGCAGCCTTTTTTCCTGCACTGACGGAGTTGTATGAACGTCCTTCCAAATCGGTGGGTATTCTGTACATCGGGCCGTTAAAGGCACTGATCAATGATCAATTCGAGCGGCTGAAGGATCTGCTATCTGAGGGCAACATACCGGTGTGGCACTGGCACGGGGATGTTCCTCAAGCAGAAAAAACACGATTGGTGCGTAATCCGTCCGGCGTGCTCCAGATTACTCCGGAATCGCTCGAGGGTTTGCTCATGAACCGTCCCAATGCCATACCAGCGCTGTTTCATGATTTGCGGTACGTTATTATTGATGAGGTCCATGCATTTATGGGAGCAGATCGGGGAATTCAGGTACTGAGTGAACTGGCCCGGATTGAGCGGATGGCTGGCTGCAGACCCCGCAGAGTTGGATTATCTGCAACGCTGAGTGATTATGAGGCCGCAACTTCATGGCTCGCAGCAGGAACACAGGAAGGGGTAGATGTCGTGTCTTCTCCAGGCGGCCGCAAGCTGCGCCTGCGGGTGGAGCATTTCTCTTTTCCGGATGCCCGGGATGAGGAGCAGGCCGAACATCTGCACAACGCACGCAAAGCCTATTACGATTTCATCTATGAGAGCACTCATCGCAAAAAGGCGCTAATCTTCACCAACAGCCGAACGGATGCCGAAGTGACCATCCTTGAAATGAGAAGAGTCGCTGCACGGCGGGAAGAAAGGGATGTATTTCATGTACATCACGGAAGCATATCAGCCATGCTTCGCGAAGAGACGGAGGCAGCCCTGCGGACCGGGGTGGGTCCGGCCGTAGCTGCGGCTACGGTAACATTGGAACTGGGGATTGACCTTGGTGAATTGGAACGGGTAGTGCAGCTCGGTGCCCCTTACAGCGCTTCGAGTTTTGTCCAGCGTCTCGGAAGGTCAGGAAGACGGGATGACATGGCTTCGGAAATGTTATTCGTTTGTCCGGAAGAAGAGGATGAAGAAGCGCAGCTTCCAGCTCGAATGCCATGGACGCTGCTTCGTGCCATTGCTGTCATAGAGCTGTATGTGAAGACCAAATGGGTCGAACCGCTTGAGGCTCGCAAAATGCCAATGGGCGTTCTCTACCATCAGACGATGAGCATGCTGAAAAGCATGGGGGAGGCAGAGCCACGCGAGCTCGCGTATGCCGTTCTGTCTCTTGCACCGTTCAGTCAGATCCGGGCCGACCAGTACCAGACGTTCTTAAATTATCTGATTGAAACCGATCATCTGCAGTGGACGGAAGAACAGACCTTAATCATTGGGCTCACTGGCGAGAAAACGGTGAATAATTATCGATTTTACGCGGTTTTCAAAGACGATGAGGAACACAAGGTGCTGAATGGTTCAGAGGAAATCGGTTCGATTACGACAGTTCCACCGCCTGGGTATTGCTTTTCCCTTGCAGGAAAGCTGTGGAAAGTAGAAGAAGTGGATCATAAACACAAAGCCGTATATGTGAAGGCGGCCAAAGGCAAAGTAGACACCCTGTGGCTTGGAGCGGGGGGTGACATTCATACGCTGGTCATTCAGAAAATGCGTGAGGTTCTGTCGGATTCCGTGATCTATCCTTATCTGTCTCCACAAGCGGTGAATCGCTTGGAGCGTGCACGCCGGTTGGCAAGGGAAAGTGGATTGCTGAAGCAGGTGGTTATTCCGGCTGGCGGTGATTCCCTGTACGTTCTCCCTTGGGTGGGAAGCAAATCGTTTCGAACACTGGAACGATTGATGAAGCATAATCTGTCCGATCGATTTGCGCTGCGTTCGGTCGTGCCCATGGAGCCTTATTATTTTGTCGTCTCTGGAAAAGTGGATGCACGAACACTTCTGGCAGAGATAATGAGCGAATGCCGGACCGTTGAGGATGCTTCAGGACTGCTGGCGGAAGACGAGGCCCCGTATCTAGGCAAATATGATGAATTTGTGGCCCCGGCATTGATCAGGGAAGCTTTTGCCGTGGACGGCTTGGATCTGCAAGGTTTACAGGAGGGTTTGGAACAAACGCTGGCTTGGGAATCTCCTGAATGAGATGACGCCGTGGATGATATCGTTTGATACCCTAGCTGTCCAATTTCATTTTCGATGGAATGATGGGGTTGACAACATCTTACCTGCCATGTAATATATGAAAAGTCGTCACATACGTAACATCACAATCACAAAAGCATACTTCATTTCGTATAACCTCGCAGGCCAAAAGTGTACACAGGGCGAGGGTCTCTACGGGAAGCCTATACTTCCTAACTACGATGCCAGGAATTTCATGTATTCCTTGCTCGAAGTTAGGATTTTTTGCGTTTGGATGGCAGGTTGTGACCTTGGCATGGATTAGACATGCGGACGTATTATCGATCATCAGGAGGTTTATTCATAATGAAGTACTATTTGTCGGTTCTCGCTGGAGCGATGAGCTATGGCATCTTGTCCACTATAGTTGTGCTGGCATACGGTGAGGGATACCAACTCGGAGAGGTTGTTGGTTCACAGCTGATCACGGGGTTCATCCTGTCCTGGTTGCTTGTACTATATACGAAATTTAAAACAAAACGCAGATCACAAACTAGCAAAACATCTGGGACAGCGACGAGTGTGTTTACGCGACTGACATGGAAGCAGCGTCTGCTGTTAATGGCTGCCGGAACGCCAACAGTTATAACCGGTTTGGTATACTATCAGTCATTACGTTACATTCCCGCATCACTCGCCATTATTCTCTTGTTTCAGTTTACCTGGATTAGCGTGTTGATTCAGGCGGTAAGTAAACGCCAACGTCCAGACAAAGTAACCTTCCTAACTCTGATTATCCTGTTCGGAGGTACACTGCTTGCAGCAGGGTTCCTGGAGCAGGGACTGAGCGAGTTTAACGGCCTGGGTATTGCACTCGGACTGTTGGCGGCAGTGAGTTATTCCCTGTTTGTACTGTTTAGCGGCAAAGCCGTTCCGTCAGCTCATCCTGCTTTTCGCAGCGCGTGGATGGTTACCGGCGGTTTGATTCTGCTCTGCATTCTGTTCCCGCCGACCTTCCTGTTTAACGGATTGATCTGGAGCCAACTGCTTGTGTTCGGATTACTGCTCGGTTTCTTCGGTGCTTTCATTCCGCCAGTGTTGTTCGCCATTGGGGTTCCTCATATTGGGGGCGATATGGCAGGCATTCTGGGTGCAGTAGAGCTTCCGGTTGCGGTGTTGTTATCTTCCATTGTACTTCATGAGCATGTAAGTGGACTGCAGTGGTTTGGCGTCATTATCGTTTTGATCGGCGTTGCACTGCCAGAGTTATATAAGCTGAGGCTGAAACGGAGTCGAAGTGCTCCACAGTATTCCTCTTAACGAACCCCAGTACACCGGGGATGCGCTAGAGTTATCATGGATATAGATATAAACTAGTAGAGAAGCCTGAGAAATCAGGCTTTTTCTAATTAAAACGAAGTTTTCAGTTGGATATTCAGCCCTCCCTTGCTAAGTATGATCTGACATGGCCCATAGGAGCCATTTTCTTCTGCAGCGTGTTAAGGTATGATATAGGCTGTACTTTTATTTCAGGAAAAGAGGCATGCGGATATGAATAGCTCAATTAAGAAAATGTGGCCGTGGCTTACGCTTGGCCTTGCTGTTATTGTATTACTCGGATCATTTTTGGTTTACTTCATGGGCAAGGACATGTCTCCCGGTGCAGGAAGTTCAGTAACAGCACAAGCGAAGACGCCTGAAGAATTGGAAGGATATGAAGTCATTGATGTGAATGTGAGTAATGACGGATTCGAACCTGGGGTGATTGAAGTTAAAGCGGGAGTTCCCACTAAAATTAATTTTATTCTTACCCGGTCAGTCACCCATGTGAAATCGGTTGGTTCACAAGCTCTGGGAATGGATTTGTACATGCAAAAAGGAGACAACTACTACACCGTTGATGAAAATTTGCAGCCTGGAGAATATGAAATTCACTGCGGCATGTACATGATCTACGGAACAATTAAGGTCGTTTAAACGTGAGGAGCAGAGTCAGTGACAAGCTGGCTTTGCTCCTCTTTTGCATGCGTGCTATCATGGACTTGTGAGACATTTCATCTGGAGGTGGCCTAATATGAAAGCGCTATTTATTGGAGGCACGGGTACAATCAGTACAGCAATTACGCAGCAGCTCGCCAGTCAGGGTTGTGAGCTTTATTTGATCAATCGCGGCAATCGTAATGATGATCTGCCCGCGGAAGTCAATGTGCTTCAGGCCGACATCAACGATGAAGTACGGGTTGCAGAACTCATTGCGGATCTTGAATTTGATGTTGTTGCAGACTTTATAGCTTTTGTCCCGTCACAGCTCGAACGAGATTATCGTTTATTTAAAGACAAAACCAAACAATTCATATTCATAAGCTCGGCATCAGCCTATCAGACACCACTTGCCGACTATCGCATTACGGAAGGTACACCATTATCCAATCCCTACTGGGAGTATTCACGCAATAAGATCGCTTGTGAGGACTATTTGATGAAGCAGTACCGGGAGCATGGTTTTCCGGTGACGATTGTACGTCCAAGCCATACGTATGGTGACCTGTCAGTGCCTCTGGGCGTGCATGGTGCCAAAGGAAGCTGGCAGGTTCTCAAGCGGATTCGTGAAGGCAAACCCGTAATCATTCACGGTGACGGCACGTCGCTATGGACGATTACGCATAATAGTGATTTTGCCAAAGGTTTTATCGGTCTGATGGGGAATATCCATGCCATTGGTGAGTCTGTACATATTACCTCGGACGAGTCCGTGACGTGGAACCAGATCTATGAAATTATCGCAGGAGTACTTGGAGTCAAGCTGAATGCGGTTCATGTCCCTTCGGAATTTTTGGCTGCATGCAGTGATCAGGACCTTCGCGGCGGTTTGCTTGGAGATAAGGCCAACACGGTCGTATTTGACAATAGCAAACTGAAGAGGCTTGTACCTGAATTTGTAGCAACAACGAGAGCGGATCAGGGAATACGGAAAACGATCCATTATATGCTGGATCATCCAGAGCTGCAAACCGAAGATCCTGAATTTGATGCTTGGTGTGACAAGGTGGTTGGAGCTCTGGACGAAGCGTTGAAAAAGATTAAAGAATAGAAGTGAGGGGACAGTTATGACCCAGACGGGGCATCGAATCGTCAAGGAAATAACCAAAACATTGACATTGGACTACTTGCTGCACATTCCGGTTACGGAAGACCAGCCAGCAGATAAGAAGTGGCCTGTTATTCTGTTTCTTCACGGATCAGGCGAACGTGGCAGTGATTTGAATAAGGTGAAAGCAAACGGACTCCCGAACATTGTAGATCAGGATCATAGCTTTCCTTTTATCGTCATATCGCCTCAATGTCCGGAGGATGAATTCTGGGCCATGGAAAAGGAAGCTCTGCATGCCATTGTTGAACATGTGCTGGAGAACTACCCTGCAGATCCGAAGAGAGTATATCTTACCGGATTAAGCATGGGCGGTTACGGGGCGTGGCATCTGCCCATCGACTATCCTCATGTGTTTGCTGCCGTAGCCCCCGTGTGCGGGGGAATCGATCCATCCAGAGCAGAAGCCTTGCGGGATGTGCCGATCTGGGCATTTCACGGTGCCATGGACGATGTTGTTCCTCTCTCGGAATCGCAAGGAATTGTGGATGCCCTTGAAGCGATCGAGGCAAACGTGAAGCTAACTGTCTATCCGGAAGGGAACCATAATGCCTGGGATGAAGCATACAGCAATCCGGACCTGTACAAGTGGTTTCTGAGTCACTCCTTGTAAACTTTTATTTATCAGCCGGGCTGGTCGAACCACCAAGTGTATTAACCCTGCCAATAATGCTATAATAGGTTGCTAATATGATAAAAAGGGTAATGAACTATGGTGATGAATGATGAATAACAAGTTTATCCGAATCTACGAAGATATCGCAGCTCATATTCGGAATGGAGAGATCGAGGCTGGTTCGCTTCTGCCATCGGAGCTTGATTTGTCCGAAAGCTATCAGACGTCCAGAGAGACGATACGCAAAGCACTGAAAATGCTGTATGAAGAAGGTTACATTCAAAAAATTCAAGGCAAGGGGTCCATTGTACTGGATATCCGCATGATTGATTTTCCCATTTCGGGACTGGTCAGCTTCAAGGAACTGGCCAAGAAAATGGGACAGCGGGCCAGAACGCATGTTGAGGAATTAGAGGAACTGAAGGTAGATCAGGCCTTGTTTAAAACCGTTCAATTTGGGTTGGGCGAGCAGGTCTGGAAAATCGTGCGCGTAAGAAATGTGGATGGTGAACGTGTCATTCTGGACAAAGACTATGTCAGTCAACGTCTTGTTCCGGGATTAACCAAAGAGATATGCAATGATTCCATTTATGAGTACATGGAGGATCAGCTCGGTTTGTCCATTTCTTTTGCCAAGAAAGAGATCTTGGTGGAAGAGCCTACCGAAGAAGATCGAAGATTGATGGATCTGGAAGGCTTCCATAATGTGGTCGTTGTACGAAGCCAGGTCTATCTGGAGGATGCGAGTCCTTTTCAGTTTACGGAATCCCGGCACCGTCCGGACAAATTCAAATTTGTTGATTTTGCAAGGCGAAAATAATTGTGTAATGGATTATAAGAAATGCCTGTCCGATTTTTTATCATTGGACGGGCGTTTCTTTTTTTCCAAAAAGAGTTAAGAATGAGTTGACTAGTAAGCGTTTTCATTTTATGATAATCTCATAACTTAAACGATAAAGTAAATCATAAACATAATATTTAAAATTGTTTGTTTATATAACTCACTTAATTAGTTGATGAATTTGATTTTAGTTAGCCTGTTGCCTTGTGCAGGGTTAATTGAAATATAAAAAACTCAGGAGGTTATATGCCATGGCCAAGTTGCAAAAGGGTACAATCTTAACAGTCATTGCAGCACTGATGTTTGTCATTTTGGGGAGCGCGGCTCCCAAAGCCGCAGCAGCAACAGGTTTTTATGTGAATGGGGGCAAATTGTACGATTCTACGGGTAAACCATTTTACATGAGGGGGATCAATCATGGGCACTCTTGGTTCAAAAATGATCTAAACACGGCTATCCCTGCGATCGCAAAAACGGGTGCCAATACGGTACGAATTGTTTTGTCAAACGGTACACAATACACCAAAGATGATCTGAATTCCGTAAAAAACATCATTAATGTCGTCAATGCAAACAAGATGATTGCTGTGCTTGAAGTACATGATGCCACTGGCAAAGATGACTACAATTCGTTGGATGCAGCGGTCAACTACTGGATCAGCATCAAGGAAGCACTGATCGGGAAGGAAGATCGGGTTATTGTAAACATTGCAAACGAGTGGTACGGAACATGGAACGGAAGCGCCTGGGCAGATGGGTACAAAAAAGCTATTCCGAAATTAAGAGATGCGGGTATTAAAAATACCTTGATTGTAGATGCAGCAGGCTGGGGTCAGTATCCTCAATCGATCGTCGATTACGGACAAAGCGTATTTGCCGCGGATTCACAGAAAAATACAGTGTTCTCCATTCACATGTATGAGTATGCAGGCAAGGATGCGGCCACCGTCAAATCCAATATGGAAAATGTGCTGAACAAGGGGCTGGCGTTAATCATTGGGGAATTCGGAGGCTATCACACGAATGGAGATGTCGATGAATATGCCATCATGAAATATGGTCAGGAAAAAGGGGTAGGATGGCTTGCATGGTCTTGGTACGGTAATAGCTCTGGACTAAACTATCTTGATTTGGCAACAGGACCTAACGGCAGCTTGACGAGCTATGGTAATACGGTGGTCAATGATACTTACGGAATTAAAAATACGTCCCAAAAAGCGGGAATCTTCTAAAATCAATACCTATTTGTATCAATGATATTGCTGGGTAAGGATGGTTGAATTTTAAAAGGCATGTTGAAACTCTATTGGTTTTTCTCTGCATTCTTGACACTCTGACGGCATCGTCAGGGTGTCTTTTAATTCAACGCATTAGCAGGGAGTTTGATCTTTTGATTATTTCCGTTTATATTTAAAATCTTTTGTTTTCAAAACAAAACAAAGATGTTAAACTCTGATTAGGAATAAAACAAACATTATCGGAGGGAAATGAATGGTACAGAGTTTATGGAATTCTTCACAGGCATCTGAGCAAACGACGGGACTTGAGCAGCTGGTTTACCGATCCAATCTGATTGGTGCAGACCGGAGTGTATGCAACATTTATGGTGGAAATACGTCTACCAAAACAACAGTGAAGGATTTTCGTGGACGTGATGTAGAAGTCATGTACGTGAAAGGAAGCGGCTCCGATCTGGGCTCGATGCAAGCGAAGCATTTTACAGGCCTGGCTCTGGAAGACATTCGTCCCCTGATTGAACGTGAATCGATGACGGATGAAGAGATGGTTGAATATTTGGGTCATTGCATGATCGATTCCAAGCACCCGCGTGCCTCGATCGAGACCTTGCTGCATGCCTTTCTTCCATACAACCATGTGGACCACACGCATCCGGATGCGATTATCAGTCTATGTTGTGCCGATAACGGGAAAGAGTTGGCGAGAGAGATTTATGGAGATCGGTTTGTGTGGGTCCCGTATGTTCGCCCAGGATTTACGTTATCCAAGATGATTGCTGAAAGCGTATTCGCGAATCCGAATGCGGAACTGGTTCTGATGGAGAAGCACGGACTCGTCACTTGGGGAGAGACATCCGAGGAATGTTACGCCCAAACAATCAAGATTATCAATGAGGCGGAAGCGTTCATTGAAGCTCGTGTGGATGAAGGTAGTTTGTTTGGTGGCGTTAAACATCCGGCACTTGCTGCGGAAGTACGGCGTGAGATTGTAGCCAAAATCATGCCAACGCTTCGCGGTGCCGTATCGGATAGCAAAAAAATGATTCTGTCCTATGACGATCAGGATGATGTACTTGCTTTTGTCGGTGGAGCCAATTCACCAGAGCTGTCACAGGTGGGAGCTGCTTGCCCGGATCATTTGGTACATACCAAAGTCGTTCCGTTATTCATCGACTGGACGCCGGATGCTGAGGATATTGATGGTCTGAAAACGAAGCTGACCGAAGGCGTAGCTGCATATAAAGAGCAGTACAAACAGTATTTTGAAAGCAACAAAAACGAAGGCGATGTCATGTTCGAAGCAGCCCCTCGCGTTATTCTCATCCCCGGTGTGGGTATGATCAACACAGGCAAGAGCTGGGCATTATCCCAAGTAAGCGGAGCACTGTATCACCGTGCGATTGCCGTTATGCGGGGCGCGACGAGCCTGGGTAAATTCGTATCGCTAAGTGCAAATGAGTCCTACAATGTAGAATACTGGCCGCTTGAATTGTATAAATTGTCCCTTGCACCGGCTGAAACCGAATTTTCCCGGAAAGTGGCGTTTATTACAGGGGGGGCCGGCGGAATTGGCAGCGAGACTGCACGCAGGCTGGTATCCGAGGGGGCACACGTCGTTCTGGCAGACCTGAACCTGGAAGGCGCTCAAAAAGTAGCCCAGGAAATCAATGACCAATATGGTGCGAATCGCGCATATGCACTAAAAATGGATGTAACGGATGAGCAAGCCGTACAATCGGCGTACGCTGAAGTGGCTGTGCAATATGGCGGTGTGGACATTATCGTTAACAATGCGGGTCTTGCCACATCGAGTCCATTTGACGAAACCTCCCTGAAGGAATGGAACCTCAACATGAATGTGCTGGGTACCGGATATTTCCTCGTTGCCCGAGAAGCGTTCAAGCTGATGAAACAGCAGGGAATTGGCGGCAGTATGGTCTTCATCGGGTCCAAAAACTCGGTCTATGCCGGTAAAAGTGCATCGGCTTACAGCTCGGCAAAAGCGCTTGAAGCTCACCTTGCACGCTGTATTGCAGCTGAAGGCGGCGAATATGGTATTCGTGTCAATACGATACTCCCTGACGCGATTCTGCAAGGGTCTGCGATCTGGAATGGTTCCTGGAGAAACGAACGTGCGGCAGCGTATGGGATTGAGCCCGATCAGCTGGAAGAGTACTATCGCAAGCGTACGACACTGCTCGTGAATATTTATCCAAAAGATATTGCGGAAGGTATTGCCTTCTTTGCTTCTTCCAAATCCGAGAAAACAACCGGATGCATGATGACCATCGATGGCGGTGTACCTGCAGCATTTACACGTTAAGAGGAGGGTTTCTGCGAATGGATAACCAAGTCAAGCAAGCGTATGAAGCAGCCAAATTGTTATATACCCAGCATGGAATTGATACGGATGAGG contains:
- a CDS encoding glycoside hydrolase family 5 protein, which translates into the protein MAKLQKGTILTVIAALMFVILGSAAPKAAAATGFYVNGGKLYDSTGKPFYMRGINHGHSWFKNDLNTAIPAIAKTGANTVRIVLSNGTQYTKDDLNSVKNIINVVNANKMIAVLEVHDATGKDDYNSLDAAVNYWISIKEALIGKEDRVIVNIANEWYGTWNGSAWADGYKKAIPKLRDAGIKNTLIVDAAGWGQYPQSIVDYGQSVFAADSQKNTVFSIHMYEYAGKDAATVKSNMENVLNKGLALIIGEFGGYHTNGDVDEYAIMKYGQEKGVGWLAWSWYGNSSGLNYLDLATGPNGSLTSYGNTVVNDTYGIKNTSQKAGIF
- a CDS encoding DEAD/DEAH box helicase; this encodes MSDNPFYRLAPFVQEFIYKKRWDSLRPAQIEACHICFDTPHHMLIAAGTASGKTEAAFFPALTELYERPSKSVGILYIGPLKALINDQFERLKDLLSEGNIPVWHWHGDVPQAEKTRLVRNPSGVLQITPESLEGLLMNRPNAIPALFHDLRYVIIDEVHAFMGADRGIQVLSELARIERMAGCRPRRVGLSATLSDYEAATSWLAAGTQEGVDVVSSPGGRKLRLRVEHFSFPDARDEEQAEHLHNARKAYYDFIYESTHRKKALIFTNSRTDAEVTILEMRRVAARREERDVFHVHHGSISAMLREETEAALRTGVGPAVAAATVTLELGIDLGELERVVQLGAPYSASSFVQRLGRSGRRDDMASEMLFVCPEEEDEEAQLPARMPWTLLRAIAVIELYVKTKWVEPLEARKMPMGVLYHQTMSMLKSMGEAEPRELAYAVLSLAPFSQIRADQYQTFLNYLIETDHLQWTEEQTLIIGLTGEKTVNNYRFYAVFKDDEEHKVLNGSEEIGSITTVPPPGYCFSLAGKLWKVEEVDHKHKAVYVKAAKGKVDTLWLGAGGDIHTLVIQKMREVLSDSVIYPYLSPQAVNRLERARRLARESGLLKQVVIPAGGDSLYVLPWVGSKSFRTLERLMKHNLSDRFALRSVVPMEPYYFVVSGKVDARTLLAEIMSECRTVEDASGLLAEDEAPYLGKYDEFVAPALIREAFAVDGLDLQGLQEGLEQTLAWESPE
- the treR gene encoding trehalose operon repressor, encoding MNNKFIRIYEDIAAHIRNGEIEAGSLLPSELDLSESYQTSRETIRKALKMLYEEGYIQKIQGKGSIVLDIRMIDFPISGLVSFKELAKKMGQRARTHVEELEELKVDQALFKTVQFGLGEQVWKIVRVRNVDGERVILDKDYVSQRLVPGLTKEICNDSIYEYMEDQLGLSISFAKKEILVEEPTEEDRRLMDLEGFHNVVVVRSQVYLEDASPFQFTESRHRPDKFKFVDFARRK
- a CDS encoding SDR family oxidoreductase, which encodes MKALFIGGTGTISTAITQQLASQGCELYLINRGNRNDDLPAEVNVLQADINDEVRVAELIADLEFDVVADFIAFVPSQLERDYRLFKDKTKQFIFISSASAYQTPLADYRITEGTPLSNPYWEYSRNKIACEDYLMKQYREHGFPVTIVRPSHTYGDLSVPLGVHGAKGSWQVLKRIREGKPVIIHGDGTSLWTITHNSDFAKGFIGLMGNIHAIGESVHITSDESVTWNQIYEIIAGVLGVKLNAVHVPSEFLAACSDQDLRGGLLGDKANTVVFDNSKLKRLVPEFVATTRADQGIRKTIHYMLDHPELQTEDPEFDAWCDKVVGALDEALKKIKE
- a CDS encoding bifunctional aldolase/short-chain dehydrogenase, whose product is MVQSLWNSSQASEQTTGLEQLVYRSNLIGADRSVCNIYGGNTSTKTTVKDFRGRDVEVMYVKGSGSDLGSMQAKHFTGLALEDIRPLIERESMTDEEMVEYLGHCMIDSKHPRASIETLLHAFLPYNHVDHTHPDAIISLCCADNGKELAREIYGDRFVWVPYVRPGFTLSKMIAESVFANPNAELVLMEKHGLVTWGETSEECYAQTIKIINEAEAFIEARVDEGSLFGGVKHPALAAEVRREIVAKIMPTLRGAVSDSKKMILSYDDQDDVLAFVGGANSPELSQVGAACPDHLVHTKVVPLFIDWTPDAEDIDGLKTKLTEGVAAYKEQYKQYFESNKNEGDVMFEAAPRVILIPGVGMINTGKSWALSQVSGALYHRAIAVMRGATSLGKFVSLSANESYNVEYWPLELYKLSLAPAETEFSRKVAFITGGAGGIGSETARRLVSEGAHVVLADLNLEGAQKVAQEINDQYGANRAYALKMDVTDEQAVQSAYAEVAVQYGGVDIIVNNAGLATSSPFDETSLKEWNLNMNVLGTGYFLVAREAFKLMKQQGIGGSMVFIGSKNSVYAGKSASAYSSAKALEAHLARCIAAEGGEYGIRVNTILPDAILQGSAIWNGSWRNERAAAYGIEPDQLEEYYRKRTTLLVNIYPKDIAEGIAFFASSKSEKTTGCMMTIDGGVPAAFTR
- a CDS encoding EamA family transporter; this translates as MKYYLSVLAGAMSYGILSTIVVLAYGEGYQLGEVVGSQLITGFILSWLLVLYTKFKTKRRSQTSKTSGTATSVFTRLTWKQRLLLMAAGTPTVITGLVYYQSLRYIPASLAIILLFQFTWISVLIQAVSKRQRPDKVTFLTLIILFGGTLLAAGFLEQGLSEFNGLGIALGLLAAVSYSLFVLFSGKAVPSAHPAFRSAWMVTGGLILLCILFPPTFLFNGLIWSQLLVFGLLLGFFGAFIPPVLFAIGVPHIGGDMAGILGAVELPVAVLLSSIVLHEHVSGLQWFGVIIVLIGVALPELYKLRLKRSRSAPQYSS
- a CDS encoding prolyl oligopeptidase family serine peptidase; the protein is MTQTGHRIVKEITKTLTLDYLLHIPVTEDQPADKKWPVILFLHGSGERGSDLNKVKANGLPNIVDQDHSFPFIVISPQCPEDEFWAMEKEALHAIVEHVLENYPADPKRVYLTGLSMGGYGAWHLPIDYPHVFAAVAPVCGGIDPSRAEALRDVPIWAFHGAMDDVVPLSESQGIVDALEAIEANVKLTVYPEGNHNAWDEAYSNPDLYKWFLSHSL
- a CDS encoding cupredoxin domain-containing protein; the protein is MNSSIKKMWPWLTLGLAVIVLLGSFLVYFMGKDMSPGAGSSVTAQAKTPEELEGYEVIDVNVSNDGFEPGVIEVKAGVPTKINFILTRSVTHVKSVGSQALGMDLYMQKGDNYYTVDENLQPGEYEIHCGMYMIYGTIKVV